From the Butyrivibrio fibrisolvens genome, one window contains:
- a CDS encoding biotin transporter BioY, producing the protein MKKFTVKTIVLCAMFAALCCATAPISIPLPGGVPITLQTAAVFLAALLLGPLYGFVAVLVYVLLGAVGLPVFAGFSGGIGSLVGMSGGFIMSWPFAALLAGFIYFKFGRNKKGVVKYAEMIVAMLLGSVVIYVVGLTQFIFLTKMSIQASLLACMVPFIPGDLLKMVLVAIIVPVLEKAMKSIFADELASANA; encoded by the coding sequence ATGAAAAAGTTTACAGTTAAGACAATCGTTTTATGTGCTATGTTTGCAGCTTTGTGCTGTGCTACAGCACCTATTTCCATCCCGCTTCCTGGCGGCGTTCCGATTACACTTCAGACGGCAGCAGTATTTCTTGCAGCTCTTCTTTTAGGACCTTTGTACGGTTTTGTAGCTGTGCTTGTATATGTTCTTTTAGGAGCAGTAGGTCTTCCTGTATTTGCAGGATTCTCAGGAGGAATCGGATCACTTGTAGGTATGAGCGGCGGATTTATTATGTCATGGCCATTTGCTGCACTTCTTGCTGGATTCATTTATTTTAAATTTGGCAGAAATAAAAAAGGCGTAGTTAAGTACGCAGAGATGATAGTAGCTATGCTTCTTGGAAGCGTAGTTATCTACGTAGTAGGACTTACACAGTTCATCTTCCTTACCAAGATGAGCATTCAGGCATCACTTCTTGCCTGCATGGTGCCTTTCATCCCGGGAGATCTTCTTAAGATGGTACTTGTAGCCATCATCGTTCCTGTTCTTGAAAAGGCGATGAAGTCTATCTTTGCAGATGAGCTAGCATCTGCTAATGCTTAA
- a CDS encoding methyl-accepting chemotaxis protein produces the protein MAAKTKKAKTGKIRNKLLLCIVPSVAITVVVLITVTTILSRNALIKSAKSELSSSLTNQSDNIESWLDENLQFFATAKKTIEAANPTDQELQAMLDGWYGFNSNSTNGLYIASASGKTYKAADADLDLSDPTSTTWYKEGLTRVNMAYGSAYKNAEGISVISASGILDDGGDEIKVVSADVTLDKISIIVNSGVKMKNASSFLVDRTDNTILAHRDFSLVSSTLSSSSSDKLLSGVAKKIENGDYTEDTIGNYMVDFAEIQGTSWVLVSYIETDVILADVNHIVNLSIAIGILSIIIITAIILLTINKAMKPLSGISKDIVAMSGGDFTIEVEAKSNDEIGLMGDQVNEFVTSMRKMLHSISDESDRLKAQSENSDTVSKNMYSASESQAEAMKQLNETVDQLAAAVNDIASSATTLATVVADTRDNSHKAESSMNETVEISKKGRSDMEQLSSAMSGMSDSNARLMESISRVDTASNEITNIVGLIGEIAEETNLLSLNASIEAARAGEAGKGFAVVATQIAKLAQTSAESATNIGTLINEVHNLIQEVVGQANESAASIEQNSSLIETAVDTFDKIYDNIQESNDLIRDMINGVEKVDDVATNVAAISEEQAASADEILATSQNMVEQAENITRSSQDVAANAHELAGTSDTLTSYVQQFKI, from the coding sequence ATGGCCGCTAAAACAAAAAAGGCAAAAACAGGTAAGATCCGTAATAAGCTATTATTGTGTATCGTTCCTTCAGTTGCTATCACTGTAGTAGTTCTTATCACAGTGACAACGATTCTTTCAAGAAATGCTCTTATAAAAAGTGCTAAATCAGAGCTAAGTTCGTCACTCACCAACCAAAGCGATAATATTGAATCCTGGCTCGATGAAAACCTTCAGTTTTTTGCAACAGCCAAAAAAACAATAGAAGCTGCAAATCCAACTGACCAGGAGCTTCAGGCTATGCTGGATGGTTGGTATGGTTTTAATTCAAACTCTACCAACGGCCTGTATATTGCATCAGCTTCAGGCAAAACATACAAAGCTGCTGATGCCGATCTGGACCTCTCTGACCCTACGTCAACAACCTGGTACAAGGAAGGTCTGACCCGTGTAAATATGGCCTACGGAAGTGCTTATAAAAATGCAGAAGGAATAAGCGTTATAAGTGCATCAGGTATTCTTGATGACGGCGGCGATGAAATAAAGGTTGTATCAGCAGATGTTACTCTTGATAAGATCAGTATTATCGTTAATTCCGGTGTCAAGATGAAGAATGCAAGTTCATTCCTTGTAGACAGGACGGATAATACTATTCTGGCTCACAGGGACTTCTCACTTGTATCATCGACACTGTCATCATCAAGCTCCGACAAGCTCCTGTCCGGTGTAGCCAAAAAGATTGAAAATGGAGATTATACAGAAGACACTATTGGAAACTATATGGTTGACTTTGCCGAAATACAAGGCACTTCATGGGTCCTTGTATCCTATATAGAGACAGATGTCATCCTGGCTGATGTCAATCATATCGTAAATCTGTCAATTGCAATAGGTATACTTAGTATCATCATAATAACTGCAATCATCCTCCTTACTATAAATAAGGCGATGAAACCTCTGTCAGGAATCTCCAAAGACATCGTTGCTATGTCCGGAGGCGACTTCACTATCGAAGTTGAAGCAAAGAGTAACGATGAGATCGGTCTTATGGGCGATCAGGTCAATGAGTTCGTGACCAGCATGAGAAAGATGCTGCACTCGATAAGTGACGAGTCTGACAGGCTCAAAGCTCAGTCAGAGAACTCAGATACTGTATCCAAGAACATGTACAGTGCTTCCGAGTCTCAGGCCGAAGCTATGAAACAGCTCAACGAGACTGTTGATCAGCTTGCAGCTGCTGTTAATGACATAGCTTCAAGTGCTACTACTCTTGCAACTGTTGTAGCTGATACAAGAGACAACAGCCACAAGGCTGAGAGCAGTATGAATGAAACTGTAGAGATATCAAAAAAAGGCAGAAGCGATATGGAACAGCTTAGCAGTGCCATGTCCGGAATGTCTGATTCCAATGCAAGACTTATGGAATCTATCTCCAGAGTAGATACAGCATCCAATGAGATCACCAATATCGTAGGTCTTATCGGAGAGATTGCAGAGGAGACCAATCTCCTATCTCTTAACGCTTCTATCGAAGCTGCAAGGGCAGGCGAAGCCGGCAAAGGATTTGCAGTTGTTGCTACTCAGATTGCCAAGCTTGCACAGACTTCTGCAGAAAGCGCTACCAATATCGGAACTCTTATCAATGAAGTTCACAACCTGATCCAGGAAGTTGTAGGTCAGGCCAATGAAAGCGCTGCAAGTATCGAGCAGAACAGCAGTCTTATCGAAACTGCTGTTGATACTTTTGATAAGATCTATGATAACATTCAGGAATCCAATGACCTTATCAGAGATATGATAAACGGTGTTGAAAAGGTTGATGATGTTGCAACCAATGTTGCTGCCATATCCGAAGAGCAGGCAGCAAGCGCAGATGAGATCCTTGCAACCTCCCAGAACATGGTAGAGCAGGCTGAAAATATTACCAGAAGCTCCCAGGATGTTGCTGCCAATGC
- a CDS encoding DEAD/DEAH box helicase produces the protein MSNSNYYKPDFKVLVKYIRDISAVDGMMLSIQEEEARARQAIEKAAADLRIKFATKNLSSIPVSELSGAKAGIRVAALEKAGYHDLSQLAGRSEASLSMINGIGEAQAKAIRQTVDLFTRRMAETTSVRIDADSKDPENWNLVFELYKYMRKALVYKDVADINSRYHQHIAKALSDIKIRNSLRWVFSSAKAKESTVSGYETLIVIDNDNYQVRSNNLINQYETFRLISLQDAKREFLSNSAPFYALLDSLNVSSAPISSVYKDIPSSLAEEIERQELDTSLLNATLRQYQIFGAKYALHQENVLLGDEMGLGKTIMAIASMASIAAKVSNAHFLVVCPASVLINWCREIEKHSALKAHLLHASKGKIDVDVWQQNGGVAVTNYESLDELYDNMDRDLNIEMLVVDEAHYIKNPKAQRTKYLMKIRDKAKRTLLMTGTPLENKVDEMCNLIGILRQDDLIKDVQKYAFMNQSDEFKKVIAPVYLRRVREDVLKELPEMEDKPQWCEMSPSDKDAYVEVVKEGNFMTMRRVGYLQDDISHSSKAVRLLELCDMAKDEGRKIIVFSFYLDTISKVCDLLKDRDVFRISGSTSIADRQAIVDEFTNSKAGSVLVSQVLAGGTGLNIQTASVVIFCEPQIKPSLETQAISRVYRMGQVRNVLVYHLLCSDTIDEDMVKLLEHKQNIFDEYANESEMADATKSLADKEWISSVVERQRKLYLATTPQ, from the coding sequence ATGAGTAATTCGAATTATTATAAGCCGGATTTTAAGGTTTTGGTTAAATATATAAGGGATATATCGGCGGTTGACGGCATGATGCTTTCAATTCAGGAAGAAGAGGCCAGGGCGAGGCAGGCGATAGAAAAGGCGGCAGCAGATCTTAGGATTAAGTTTGCTACAAAGAATCTTTCATCGATTCCTGTCAGTGAGTTATCCGGAGCTAAGGCGGGGATCAGGGTAGCTGCTTTGGAGAAGGCAGGATACCATGATCTGTCGCAGCTTGCCGGAAGGTCAGAGGCTTCACTTTCTATGATAAACGGGATAGGTGAAGCTCAGGCCAAGGCTATAAGGCAGACTGTAGATCTTTTTACAAGGAGGATGGCAGAGACTACATCTGTAAGGATTGATGCAGATTCCAAAGATCCTGAGAACTGGAATCTGGTATTCGAGCTATATAAATATATGCGTAAGGCTCTTGTATATAAGGATGTAGCGGATATTAATTCAAGGTATCATCAGCATATAGCTAAGGCGCTTTCGGATATTAAGATCAGGAATTCTTTAAGATGGGTATTCTCATCTGCTAAGGCTAAAGAGTCTACAGTGTCAGGTTATGAGACTCTTATAGTTATAGATAATGATAATTATCAGGTTCGTTCTAATAATCTTATTAATCAATATGAGACGTTTCGTCTTATATCCCTTCAGGATGCAAAGAGAGAGTTTCTAAGTAACAGTGCGCCATTTTATGCTCTTCTTGATAGTCTCAATGTATCATCTGCTCCTATTAGCTCAGTGTACAAGGATATACCATCTAGTCTTGCAGAAGAGATAGAGAGGCAGGAACTTGATACATCGCTTCTTAATGCTACGCTTAGGCAGTATCAGATATTTGGAGCCAAGTATGCGCTTCATCAAGAGAACGTCCTTTTGGGAGATGAGATGGGACTTGGCAAGACTATTATGGCTATTGCATCTATGGCATCAATAGCGGCTAAGGTTTCCAATGCGCATTTTCTTGTGGTATGTCCTGCCAGTGTACTTATCAACTGGTGTAGGGAGATTGAGAAGCACAGCGCTTTGAAGGCACATCTTCTACATGCATCAAAAGGTAAGATAGATGTAGATGTGTGGCAGCAAAATGGAGGAGTTGCAGTTACTAACTACGAATCTTTGGACGAACTTTATGACAATATGGATAGAGACCTTAATATAGAGATGCTGGTTGTAGATGAAGCTCATTATATTAAAAATCCTAAGGCTCAGAGGACTAAGTATCTTATGAAAATAAGAGATAAGGCAAAGCGCACTCTTCTTATGACAGGTACTCCTCTTGAAAATAAAGTCGATGAGATGTGCAACCTAATAGGTATATTAAGGCAGGATGATCTTATAAAAGATGTACAAAAATATGCATTTATGAATCAGTCTGATGAATTTAAGAAAGTCATAGCGCCTGTATATCTTAGAAGAGTAAGAGAAGATGTCCTCAAGGAGCTTCCTGAAATGGAAGATAAGCCTCAGTGGTGCGAAATGTCACCTTCTGACAAGGACGCATATGTTGAAGTGGTCAAAGAAGGTAACTTTATGACCATGAGAAGAGTAGGCTATCTTCAGGATGATATCAGTCATTCATCCAAGGCTGTGAGACTTTTGGAACTATGTGATATGGCCAAAGATGAAGGCAGGAAGATCATAGTATTCTCATTCTATCTTGATACTATTAGTAAAGTATGTGACCTTTTGAAGGACAGGGACGTATTCAGAATATCAGGATCTACTTCAATTGCAGATAGACAGGCAATAGTTGACGAGTTTACAAACAGTAAAGCAGGAAGTGTTCTTGTAAGTCAGGTACTGGCAGGAGGTACAGGGCTTAATATCCAGACAGCAAGTGTTGTGATATTCTGCGAACCTCAGATCAAGCCTTCTCTTGAAACTCAGGCTATATCAAGAGTATATCGTATGGGACAGGTTAGGAATGTCCTTGTATACCATCTCTTGTGTTCTGATACTATTGATGAAGATATGGTGAAGCTTCTTGAGCACAAGCAGAATATCTTCGATGAATATGCCAATGAGTCAGAGATGGCAGACGCTACCAAGTCTCTTGCAGACAAAGAGTGGATAAGCAGCGTAGTAGAAAGGCAGAGGAAGCTGTACCTTGCAACTACGCCGCAGTAA
- a CDS encoding DEAD/DEAH box helicase, which translates to MAKKIYIDWRPEFAQTIRSRGMDYYRRGNVNNLKQEGSSFSAEVTGSGGRRYMTFAHLSDDFTRVERLSCTCPYAMEGKHCKHEAALMYLIEDKITDMISGSSLGMSSLYAKKKLNTSDEQELLGGKGFYIDDLGYIGFEESEVIIGDKLRDITAYKYYKYSQILKSARISKEVWVKAVVLAKSSKVSIQDVKLSEFYGGSFGEEVDDNRNVGDKICSATGRIKESYFQAKVSVGPDYYVGGYCYVPSCKKPVTKKIAGHTRTIGFICEHKAALLYLLKEYLDQEGMAIDATDRSGEDIMKQLSRENKIAAVKESKTNTVRRIEKYDIEPILMPRNNSLYLAFRLSGSQKFKVQHLNELYYSVKNRKLYKFGRKNIRLSTEALTDKGRKIYEFIENFALESDFYTPQTDGFGFDISDDMPKLKDEIPLFGHFLDEFYDLCIECGMQEDGITLVHGRDEKKVYLSEEPIQAKVQISNMKDGKGRGLGIHVSGFMPVVFSGRKNAYYIEGNTLNKVPRQDVDVLSPLTSISHFGKFEFRIGVRNLTKFYYDTLPWLRDHALVSFEDADWLEQFILPQAEFAFFLDREKGFITCKAVVSYDDLERNLLYEAPGEESFRDLVSEGDVIDVVRNYFPDVDTQNGLFICDEAKNEDLVFELLSQGLDELQAYGDVRHTESFMSIGIRKNPGFQMGVSLESSLLDLEISAEDMDPEELIELLNSYRTKKKYYRLKNGDFVSAQNEAVENLVHMLDNMHVDLRSFVEGKMQIPAYRALYLDRMLEDQSFIYEHRDRHFKKLIQEFKTISDAEFDLPSGIDGHLRKYQRDGYRWLRTLSKYGFGGILADEMGLGKTLQTIALLASYYEEHGKSLASCADNDNEANENVSPRKPSLVVVPASLVYNWGEELKRFAPSLNYVLITGSKSEREDIILNIEGYDVAVTSYDLLKRDIAEYEDHSFAIEIIDEAQYIKNHLSQAAKSVKLIRADRRFALTGTPIENRLSELWSIFDYLMPGLLYSYPQFRADFEIPVMKYEEEDTMDKLRGMVTPFILRRKKADVLKDLPDKLEEIRYARMDEEQKKLYDAQVVHMKMRLEKQSDEEFSKNKIEIFAELTRLRQICCDPALCFENYKKGSCKTDVFMDMIEQVIEGEHKALVFSQFVTMLDILKGRLESAGIPYYEITGATPKEKRIELVNAFNQDKTPVFLISLKAGGTGLNLTGADVVIHYDPWWNIAVQNQATDRAHRIGQRKVVTVFKLIAHGTIEDKILEMQEKKRALAENILESDGISSATLSRDDLLELLN; encoded by the coding sequence ATGGCCAAGAAGATATATATAGACTGGAGACCTGAATTTGCGCAGACTATAAGGTCCCGGGGGATGGACTATTACAGACGCGGTAATGTTAACAACTTAAAGCAGGAGGGAAGCTCTTTCTCTGCAGAAGTAACAGGATCCGGCGGCAGACGTTATATGACATTTGCACACCTTTCTGATGATTTTACCAGAGTAGAAAGGCTTAGTTGTACCTGCCCGTATGCAATGGAAGGCAAGCACTGCAAGCATGAAGCTGCTCTTATGTATCTTATAGAAGACAAGATCACAGATATGATATCCGGAAGCTCTCTTGGGATGTCTTCTTTGTATGCCAAGAAGAAACTGAATACTTCCGATGAGCAGGAGCTATTGGGTGGTAAGGGCTTTTATATAGATGATCTGGGCTATATAGGATTTGAAGAAAGTGAAGTAATAATCGGAGATAAACTAAGGGATATTACAGCTTACAAGTATTATAAGTATTCACAGATCTTGAAGAGCGCACGCATAAGTAAAGAAGTATGGGTCAAAGCTGTGGTCCTGGCCAAGTCATCTAAAGTCAGCATTCAGGATGTTAAGCTTAGTGAATTCTATGGAGGATCTTTTGGCGAAGAGGTTGATGATAACCGCAATGTTGGAGATAAGATCTGCTCTGCAACGGGCAGGATCAAAGAGTCATATTTTCAGGCCAAAGTTTCAGTAGGACCTGATTATTATGTAGGTGGATACTGTTATGTACCTTCCTGCAAGAAGCCTGTCACCAAGAAGATTGCAGGACATACCAGAACTATAGGCTTTATATGTGAGCATAAGGCAGCCCTTTTGTATCTGCTTAAAGAGTATCTGGACCAGGAAGGCATGGCAATAGATGCAACTGATAGAAGCGGCGAAGATATCATGAAGCAGCTGTCTAGAGAAAATAAGATTGCTGCAGTTAAAGAAAGTAAGACAAATACTGTAAGAAGAATAGAAAAGTATGATATAGAACCTATACTTATGCCTCGAAATAATAGTCTGTATCTTGCATTCAGGCTATCAGGCTCGCAGAAGTTCAAAGTCCAGCACCTTAATGAGCTCTACTATTCCGTCAAGAATAGGAAGTTATATAAATTTGGAAGAAAAAATATCAGACTATCTACTGAAGCCCTTACTGATAAGGGGCGTAAGATTTATGAATTTATTGAAAACTTCGCTCTTGAAAGTGATTTTTATACTCCTCAGACAGATGGCTTTGGTTTTGATATAAGTGATGATATGCCTAAGCTTAAGGATGAGATTCCACTGTTTGGGCACTTTCTGGACGAATTTTATGACCTGTGCATAGAGTGCGGGATGCAAGAGGATGGCATCACCCTTGTACATGGAAGAGATGAAAAAAAGGTATATCTTTCAGAAGAGCCTATACAGGCCAAGGTACAGATCAGCAATATGAAAGATGGCAAGGGCAGAGGTCTTGGAATACATGTATCAGGATTTATGCCGGTTGTCTTTTCCGGAAGGAAAAATGCCTATTACATAGAAGGCAATACATTAAATAAGGTACCAAGACAGGATGTTGACGTCCTGTCGCCACTAACTTCAATAAGCCATTTTGGTAAGTTTGAGTTTAGAATTGGTGTCCGTAATCTTACCAAGTTCTATTATGATACGCTGCCATGGCTTAGAGACCATGCACTTGTAAGCTTTGAAGATGCTGACTGGCTTGAACAGTTTATTTTGCCTCAGGCTGAGTTTGCTTTTTTCCTTGACAGGGAGAAGGGCTTTATAACCTGCAAGGCTGTGGTATCTTATGACGATCTTGAGAGGAATCTGTTATATGAAGCACCTGGTGAAGAAAGCTTCAGAGACCTTGTTAGCGAAGGTGATGTTATAGATGTAGTTCGTAACTATTTTCCTGATGTAGATACACAAAATGGCCTTTTTATATGCGATGAAGCCAAAAATGAGGATCTTGTATTTGAACTTCTCTCACAGGGACTTGATGAACTTCAGGCTTATGGAGATGTAAGACATACAGAGAGCTTCATGTCTATAGGAATCAGGAAGAATCCGGGATTCCAGATGGGTGTATCACTTGAATCGTCACTTCTTGATCTCGAGATAAGCGCTGAGGATATGGACCCTGAGGAACTTATAGAGCTTCTGAATTCCTATAGGACCAAGAAGAAATACTATCGACTTAAAAACGGAGATTTCGTATCTGCTCAGAACGAAGCGGTTGAAAATCTCGTCCACATGCTGGACAACATGCATGTAGACCTTAGGTCCTTTGTAGAAGGCAAGATGCAGATCCCTGCTTACAGAGCTTTGTATCTTGACAGGATGCTTGAAGATCAGAGTTTTATCTATGAGCACAGAGACAGACATTTTAAGAAGCTTATTCAGGAATTTAAGACTATATCAGATGCAGAGTTCGATCTTCCAAGCGGCATAGACGGACATCTTCGTAAGTATCAAAGAGATGGATACAGATGGCTGCGTACACTTTCCAAATACGGATTTGGAGGTATTCTTGCAGATGAGATGGGTCTTGGTAAGACTCTTCAGACTATAGCACTTCTTGCGTCATATTATGAAGAGCATGGAAAGAGCTTAGCATCTTGTGCAGATAATGATAATGAAGCTAATGAAAACGTATCACCAAGAAAGCCTTCGCTTGTAGTAGTTCCTGCGTCCCTTGTCTATAACTGGGGAGAGGAGCTTAAGAGGTTTGCCCCTTCTCTTAACTATGTGCTTATAACAGGCAGCAAGTCAGAGCGTGAAGACATAATACTTAACATAGAAGGTTATGACGTTGCAGTTACATCTTATGATCTTCTAAAGCGCGATATCGCTGAGTACGAAGATCACTCTTTTGCCATAGAGATAATAGATGAAGCTCAGTATATCAAGAATCATCTGTCTCAGGCAGCCAAGAGTGTCAAGCTTATAAGGGCTGACAGACGATTTGCTCTTACAGGAACGCCTATTGAGAACAGGCTTTCAGAACTTTGGAGCATCTTCGATTATCTGATGCCGGGACTTTTGTACAGCTATCCTCAGTTTAGAGCCGATTTCGAGATACCTGTCATGAAGTACGAGGAAGAAGATACCATGGACAAGCTTCGCGGCATGGTCACCCCTTTTATCCTTAGGAGGAAAAAAGCTGATGTATTAAAAGACCTTCCTGACAAGCTTGAAGAGATTCGCTATGCCAGGATGGATGAAGAGCAGAAAAAGCTCTATGATGCCCAGGTAGTTCATATGAAAATGCGCCTTGAAAAGCAGAGCGATGAAGAGTTTTCCAAAAATAAGATCGAGATATTCGCTGAACTTACAAGGCTTCGTCAGATATGCTGTGATCCTGCTCTGTGTTTTGAAAATTATAAAAAGGGCAGCTGCAAGACAGATGTATTCATGGATATGATAGAGCAGGTAATAGAAGGCGAGCACAAGGCTCTTGTATTCTCACAGTTTGTTACTATGCTGGATATTCTAAAAGGACGCCTTGAATCAGCAGGTATTCCTTATTATGAGATCACGGGAGCTACACCTAAAGAAAAGAGGATAGAGCTTGTTAATGCTTTCAATCAGGACAAGACGCCGGTATTCCTCATTTCTTTAAAGGCAGGCGGAACAGGTCTTAATCTGACCGGCGCTGATGTTGTCATTCACTATGATCCATGGTGGAATATTGCTGTGCAGAATCAGGCAACTGACAGAGCCCACAGGATAGGACAGCGCAAGGTGGTGACTGTCTTTAAGCTGATAGCTCATGGCACTATAGAAGACAAGATTCTGGAGATGCAGGAGAAGAAGCGCGCTCTTGCCGAGAACATCTTAGAAAGCGATGGAATATCAAGCGCAACACTTTCAAGAGACGATCTTCTGGAGCTGCTCAACTAA
- the glmS gene encoding glutamine--fructose-6-phosphate transaminase (isomerizing): MCGIIGFAGHKPAQNILLDGLQRLEYRGYDSAGIAFFKDNGKHVSIRKTAGKVNDLRAICDDENVSTTGIGHTRWATHGGVTNANAHPHKFGDVTLLHNGIIENYHELIEKYELKGQLKSDTDTEVAAAVISKNYSGDPKDAIRKAVKELKGSFAFCILFKGHPGEVYAVRNVSPLVASHTDGEGSFIASDLTAFIEFSNSYFVVPEYHILTLKDDGITLEDLEGNVVEPEYLTVDWDVSTAQKDGYPHYMIKEIHEQPRALADTINPRVKDLLPDFEDDNIPDSLFEGVHDITVIACGTAMYAGNVGRTLIQNKFGIPVTVAIASEFRYERPTIDKNTLVIVVSQSGETIDTLEALRLAKKYTDRTLAVVNVKGSTIARESGYALYTHAGPEIAVASTKAYSVQVAAMYLIGCKLGLVTGKASESEIREFISGLKNVPSMIEEVLKLEDKVAAQASRMVNAEDAFFIGRGLDYTLSMEGALKLKEISYIHAEAYAAGELKHGTISLITEGTPVIAIATQQPVYSKVVSNIREVKARGAYVILISKDKAITDSTVCDVHISIPDVRDELSVFESVVVLQILAYYTSVGKGNDPDQPRNLAKSVTVE, translated from the coding sequence ATGTGTGGAATTATTGGATTTGCAGGACATAAGCCTGCTCAGAATATCCTTCTTGATGGACTTCAGAGACTTGAGTACAGAGGTTATGACAGTGCAGGAATAGCCTTTTTCAAGGACAATGGCAAGCATGTATCCATTAGAAAGACTGCTGGTAAGGTTAATGACCTTCGGGCTATCTGTGATGATGAGAACGTTTCTACTACAGGTATCGGTCATACAAGATGGGCTACTCACGGCGGAGTTACCAATGCCAACGCTCATCCTCATAAGTTTGGTGATGTAACACTTCTTCATAACGGAATCATTGAGAACTATCACGAACTTATCGAGAAGTATGAACTCAAAGGGCAGCTTAAGTCAGACACAGATACAGAGGTTGCTGCTGCAGTTATCAGTAAGAACTATTCAGGAGATCCCAAGGATGCTATCAGAAAGGCTGTTAAGGAACTTAAAGGCTCTTTTGCTTTCTGTATTTTGTTCAAGGGTCATCCCGGAGAAGTTTATGCGGTTCGTAATGTAAGCCCTCTTGTAGCTTCTCATACAGATGGCGAGGGATCTTTTATCGCATCTGACCTTACAGCATTTATCGAGTTCTCAAACAGTTACTTCGTAGTACCTGAGTATCATATCCTTACACTTAAGGATGATGGTATCACACTTGAAGATCTTGAAGGCAATGTTGTAGAGCCTGAGTATCTTACAGTTGACTGGGATGTATCAACAGCTCAGAAGGATGGCTATCCTCATTATATGATCAAAGAGATCCATGAGCAGCCAAGAGCACTTGCAGATACTATCAATCCTCGTGTTAAGGATCTTCTTCCTGATTTTGAAGATGACAATATTCCGGATTCACTTTTTGAAGGTGTTCACGATATTACTGTTATAGCTTGCGGTACTGCTATGTATGCAGGTAATGTGGGTCGTACACTTATTCAGAATAAGTTCGGAATCCCTGTTACAGTTGCTATCGCATCTGAATTCAGATACGAAAGACCTACAATAGACAAGAATACACTTGTGATCGTAGTATCACAGTCAGGTGAGACTATTGATACACTTGAAGCTCTGCGCCTTGCCAAGAAGTATACAGACAGAACACTTGCAGTTGTTAATGTTAAGGGTTCTACAATTGCACGTGAAAGTGGATATGCTCTTTATACTCACGCAGGTCCTGAGATCGCAGTTGCATCTACCAAGGCTTACTCAGTTCAGGTAGCTGCTATGTATCTTATAGGATGCAAGCTTGGCCTCGTAACAGGCAAGGCTTCAGAATCTGAGATAAGAGAATTCATCTCAGGTCTTAAGAATGTTCCTTCTATGATCGAAGAAGTTCTTAAGCTTGAAGACAAGGTTGCAGCACAGGCAAGTCGTATGGTCAATGCTGAGGATGCTTTCTTTATCGGAAGAGGTCTTGACTATACTCTGTCTATGGAAGGTGCTCTCAAACTTAAGGAGATCAGCTACATTCACGCAGAAGCTTATGCAGCAGGTGAACTTAAGCACGGAACTATCTCTCTTATAACAGAAGGAACTCCTGTAATAGCTATAGCAACTCAGCAGCCTGTTTACAGCAAGGTTGTTTCTAACATCAGAGAGGTTAAGGCAAGAGGTGCCTATGTAATCCTTATCAGCAAGGATAAAGCTATCACAGACAGCACTGTATGTGATGTTCATATCAGCATACCTGATGTCAGAGATGAGCTTTCTGTATTTGAATCTGTAGTAGTACTTCAGATTCTTGCATATTACACTTCAGTAGGTAAGGGCAATGATCCGGATCAGCCTAGAAACCTTGCTAAGTCAGTTACAGTAGAATAA